A segment of the Longimicrobium sp. genome:
CCCCTCCACCCGAACGCTGAGGCTGGAGTTCTCGCGCACCAGCTCCTCGAAGCGCTGCGCGACGGTGTCCAGGTAGTCGTCCACCGACGCGGCGTCGTACCCGCGGACGACCTTCCGGAAGTCGCCCTTCTTCTTTCGTACGTCCAGCGGCGTGAGATCGATCATCGCCCGCGCTCTCCAAAGAGGGTCGAGCCCACGCGGACGAGGGTGCTTCCCTCTTCCACCGCGATCTCGTAGTCGTTGCTCATGCCCATCGAAAGCTGGCTTCCATTGAAGGCGGGTACCTGCCGCGCGGTATCTTCGCACAGCCGCCGCGCCGCCGCGAAGGTGCGCCGGATGACGGCCTGGTCGTCGGTGAACGGCGCCATGGTCATCATCCCGAGCAGCCGCAGGCCCGGCAGCTCCGCCATCCAACCGATGGCATCCACCGCCTCGTCGGCCGCCAGCCCGAACTTGCTCTCCTCGCCGGAGGTGTTCACCTGGACGAGCGCATCCACCGTCGTCCCCGCGCGCTCCGCCTCTTTCGACAGCGCTTCGGCCAGGCGCAGCGAATCCAGCGAGTGCACCAGGTCCGCGAGTTCCACCGCCTTGCCGGCCTTGTTGCGCTGAAGATGGCCGATCAGGTGCCAGCGCACGGCTTTGCGACCCACGGCGGCCACCTTGTCCTCCATCTCCTGCACGCGGTTCTCGCCCACGTCCGCCAGGCCGGCGGCGATGGCGGCCTGCACGATCTCCGGCGGATGCGTCTTGGTGACGGCCACGAGCGTCACGTCGCCGGTGCGCCCGGCGCGCTGCATCGCCCGCTCGATCCCCTCCCGAACCTCCGCAACCCGCGCGGCCAGCATCTCGGCGTTCATGCGGACGATTGTATGTCGTTGCGGGGGCGGGAGCAAGCTGAAGCGAGCGAGGGAGTTCTTCCATGCGGCCCGTTCCGCTTACCTGGATTTCCACCGCTGTCGCGGTCGCCACTGCCTGCTCCGCTACGTGCCCTTCAGGTGCGAAGGATAGACCTCGTGCTCCGGGTCCCACCAGAGGATTCGAAGGATGCCGCCGTCGCGGATGCCCCAGATCCGTCGTCGTCCAGTGACGCGCAACGAGAACAGCGCGTCGGCGTCGTCCTGGCGGATCTCGGCCAGTCTATCGCGTGCCTGCTTGCAAAACCCCTTGTCGCCCGTTTCGATGAAGTGGCTTCCAGTCCTGGACTCGATATCGTGCCAAGACATGGTTTCCAGATTCTTGAGCCTTTCCAATACGTCGCGCAGCACACCGCCGTCCATTCTGGACCAACACCACGGCCCATCGAGGTCTACGATCCGAAACGCCCAGAGCGGCAATTCACCCCCGTAGTCTGGGGCAGTGCCGCGCGGGCGCTTCTCATTCCCCTTCGCAAACGACGACCGGGGCGACCTATCGTCGCCCCGGTCGTCGTATTTCGACGTGGGTTTCTTACCCTTCTGTG
Coding sequences within it:
- a CDS encoding YggS family pyridoxal phosphate-dependent enzyme, translated to MNAEMLAARVAEVREGIERAMQRAGRTGDVTLVAVTKTHPPEIVQAAIAAGLADVGENRVQEMEDKVAAVGRKAVRWHLIGHLQRNKAGKAVELADLVHSLDSLRLAEALSKEAERAGTTVDALVQVNTSGEESKFGLAADEAVDAIGWMAELPGLRLLGMMTMAPFTDDQAVIRRTFAAARRLCEDTARQVPAFNGSQLSMGMSNDYEIAVEEGSTLVRVGSTLFGERGR